One Arthrobacter sp. StoSoilB20 DNA segment encodes these proteins:
- a CDS encoding extracellular solute-binding protein gives MIRRKHTLAAAVVVSAALALTACGGEAPASDLSSVKIMAPFLEAQPPTADGAVQKKLEELTGKDVNITWTPNASYEDKMNITLASSEIPHVLVVQGKTPGFVKNAEAGAFWDLTDKLKDYPNLKTTFPEVQQNASVNGKVYGVYRGRNPIRAAVMFRQDWLDKLGLKAPETTEDLYKVAKAFTEQDPDGNGQNDTYGITIPKWGALGTNSPYDLIETWYGAGNRWTERDGKLVPSFETDEFLEANRFVKKMVDEKLINPDFATFDGTKWNEPFFNGKGGIIIDVDSRVSVLINLFKQANPNDFENKVGFVGSLKGPDGELHAHPTDGYSGFLAIPKSSVKTEADLKNVLTFLDKLNSKEVAVLMNNGIEGVNFTVEDGLAATIKPETPEGKVVNTDIKSFAQLGTNVTGNNFYPVKQASAYEQKVFDDRVSVMAEDLKSAVYNPAAAFVSPTYVAKGAQLDNIVADARIKYLAGQTDEQGLKDAIKLWNTSGGDKVKEEINKLWQENKK, from the coding sequence ATGATCCGTAGAAAACACACGTTGGCCGCCGCCGTCGTAGTTTCCGCAGCCCTGGCGCTGACCGCCTGCGGTGGCGAAGCGCCGGCGTCGGACCTTTCCTCCGTCAAGATCATGGCGCCGTTCCTGGAGGCGCAGCCGCCCACCGCCGATGGCGCCGTCCAGAAGAAGCTCGAGGAACTCACGGGCAAGGATGTCAATATCACCTGGACGCCCAACGCGTCCTATGAAGACAAGATGAACATCACCTTGGCGTCCTCGGAGATCCCGCACGTCCTGGTGGTCCAGGGCAAAACCCCCGGCTTCGTGAAGAACGCCGAAGCCGGCGCCTTCTGGGACCTGACGGACAAGCTCAAGGACTACCCGAACCTGAAGACCACCTTCCCGGAAGTCCAGCAGAACGCCAGCGTCAACGGCAAGGTCTACGGGGTGTACCGTGGCCGCAACCCGATCCGCGCTGCGGTGATGTTCCGCCAGGACTGGCTTGACAAGCTGGGCCTCAAAGCGCCCGAAACCACCGAAGACCTCTACAAGGTTGCCAAGGCATTCACCGAACAGGACCCGGATGGCAACGGCCAGAACGACACCTACGGAATCACCATCCCCAAGTGGGGCGCGCTGGGAACCAACAGCCCCTATGACCTGATCGAAACCTGGTACGGCGCCGGAAACCGCTGGACCGAGCGTGACGGCAAGCTGGTTCCCAGCTTCGAAACCGACGAGTTCCTCGAAGCCAACCGATTCGTCAAGAAGATGGTCGATGAGAAGCTCATCAACCCCGATTTCGCAACGTTCGACGGAACCAAGTGGAACGAGCCGTTCTTCAACGGCAAGGGCGGCATCATTATCGACGTCGACTCCCGCGTCAGTGTGCTGATCAACCTCTTCAAGCAAGCCAATCCGAACGACTTTGAAAACAAAGTGGGCTTCGTCGGCAGCCTCAAGGGCCCCGACGGGGAACTGCACGCGCACCCCACCGACGGCTACTCCGGCTTCCTGGCCATCCCTAAGTCCAGCGTCAAGACCGAGGCGGACCTGAAGAACGTCCTCACCTTCCTGGACAAGCTGAACAGCAAGGAAGTTGCCGTCCTGATGAACAACGGCATCGAAGGCGTGAACTTCACCGTGGAGGACGGCCTGGCCGCCACCATCAAGCCCGAAACCCCGGAGGGCAAGGTGGTCAACACCGACATCAAGAGCTTCGCGCAGCTGGGCACCAACGTTACGGGCAACAACTTCTACCCCGTCAAGCAGGCCTCCGCGTACGAGCAGAAGGTCTTCGATGACCGCGTATCCGTCATGGCCGAGGACCTCAAGAGCGCTGTGTACAACCCGGCAGCCGCTTTCGTTTCACCCACCTACGTTGCCAAGGGCGCGCAGCTGGACAACATCGTGGCCGATGCCCGCATCAAATACCTGGCCGGGCAGACCGACGAGCAGGGCCTGAAGGACGCCATCAAGCTGTGGAACACCAGCGGCGGTGACAAGGTCAAGGAAGAAATCAATAAGCTCTGGCAGGAAAACAAGAAGTGA
- a CDS encoding DUF624 domain-containing protein, whose translation MASGGFGFRAYTLFDTLVWIACLNILWMTFTVLGGVVLGIGPSTAAAHVLVRDKVRGNAAPLMRRFAREYFKNFAKGNALGLPLIAVGVALSLNWGYFSAGWDFGSQIASAGILLAALFAAGTVCYLFPMFARYELSLPQYFLMSSRFAMRHLAGTVILLFVTAAAVFVCRSVPGLIPFFGVGAWLYVTGWLCDRFFTANDEAMSADAGATPGPVSTSTPTAAGATLATLAVPAAVPVPAAVPVPATPRAGRMPVAAGGPVSTSTPTTEASLA comes from the coding sequence ATGGCCTCTGGAGGATTTGGCTTCCGCGCTTACACGCTCTTCGACACACTCGTGTGGATTGCCTGCCTGAACATATTGTGGATGACCTTCACAGTGCTCGGGGGAGTTGTCCTCGGGATCGGGCCCAGTACTGCTGCCGCCCACGTCCTGGTGCGTGACAAGGTGCGGGGAAATGCTGCACCCTTGATGCGGCGCTTTGCCAGGGAGTACTTCAAGAACTTTGCCAAGGGCAACGCACTGGGTTTGCCCTTGATTGCCGTGGGTGTCGCGCTGTCCTTGAATTGGGGCTACTTCTCCGCGGGCTGGGATTTTGGTTCGCAGATCGCTTCGGCCGGGATCCTGCTGGCCGCCCTCTTTGCTGCAGGGACGGTCTGCTACCTCTTCCCTATGTTCGCCCGCTATGAACTGTCCCTTCCGCAGTACTTCCTGATGTCCTCGCGTTTTGCCATGCGGCACCTCGCTGGAACCGTGATTCTCCTGTTCGTGACCGCCGCGGCCGTGTTCGTCTGCCGGTCGGTTCCGGGGCTGATCCCGTTCTTCGGCGTGGGCGCCTGGTTGTACGTCACGGGCTGGCTCTGCGACCGCTTCTTTACTGCCAACGACGAAGCGATGTCAGCCGACGCCGGTGCAACGCCAGGCCCTGTTTCTACGTCAACCCCCACCGCTGCAGGTGCAACGCTTGCCACCCTCGCGGTACCCGCCGCCGTCCCGGTGCCCGCCGCCGTCCCGGTGCCCGCCACCCCAAGGGCTGGCCGAATGCCGGTAGCGGCCGGCGGCCCTGTTTCCACGTCAACCCCCACCACGGAGGCCAGCCTTGCCTGA
- a CDS encoding family 78 glycoside hydrolase catalytic domain, producing the protein MTAGTPASPLVATNLMVEGSPECLMAPPSPNFGWLLDAGPSASAGQSFQSAYRIRLMDRAGAEVWDSGTVVADQQHHLPYTGPQLRQDSDYQWTVQLTDSGGVLGSASPPARFSTGIFDDAGNGWAAEWIHRNPGGRAPMELVDGSLRVSGSPHLPWPVSAGGSTVITARFRLRLGTAGIILRSNGPGNGVLLELKPHRTAVLRMAPDWEIGAMTAPATEVVAETPAFEATPVSRAGAMAGEDWQDLVVTDDNRRITITIDGATVLETDVAPSTGTSTGTGIAFHQAPRSQSEYLSVNVSSDGKTVLSSDFAAPGALSDWNTATPLRQPDEWTLAKATFALGRPVVRARLYAAASHHAAFTLNGTPCLETTNFGYPGEHFYNAADVTDALRSSSTAALTAVAHWYGPGQGRAAGRPGLLAQLTVEYDDGTRDVFGSGPQWMVAEGPYRQGGYRNDEGDPIEHLDATAWPAPENWYPALSLGAHPAADFPVLAPNFAGVARNQVSAVELFTAGDGTPVADFGRVVPGRPVVEFREGHHGRTVMLRAGYTLQPDGRVDRGKTASQNTDMTFPYTQKDGPQRYEGAVHLGFRYLEFPGVQMEELGAVGARVIHAGHPSEGSFQSSDHTLNRVFTLLRDSALFGAQEQFVDTPTREKGQFLGDAVNISYATMALFGERHFTAKALREFAGSAKRYWDSPDERGRYNAVYPNGDGKRDIPDFSLMMPEWVEDYHRLSGDNALLHELLPCLLDTAGYVLRHVPGSGPTAGLVTDLGGGAGPYLHGIVDWPAQGRFGYDMDCVARTTVNAQGWSVLDAVSRLCAAAGFEREAARHRDAADELAGHINARLRVDGVMVDGLYADGRPSLNASQHATSFPLSMGITPSEHAAKDAGRLAGMGMRQGPMTVHRLLRALLSQNQLDAVLDLLTNPTQPGWARLLEAGGSFTWEAWELEEGTDYSQSHAWSASVVREILEYLLGVRVTAPGASAVVIQPPVCRLEQASGSVPTQRGAVAVSWKRTADGMELECTVPAGISAQVVLPDRTVAAGPGTWRFTPRDGI; encoded by the coding sequence ATGACCGCTGGCACCCCGGCTTCACCACTGGTCGCCACAAACCTCATGGTCGAGGGATCCCCGGAATGCTTGATGGCACCGCCCTCGCCAAACTTCGGCTGGTTGCTTGATGCGGGCCCCTCTGCGAGCGCGGGGCAATCGTTCCAAAGTGCCTATCGCATCAGGTTGATGGACCGCGCCGGGGCGGAAGTATGGGACTCCGGCACTGTGGTCGCGGACCAGCAGCACCACCTTCCCTACACAGGCCCCCAGCTGCGCCAGGACAGTGACTACCAGTGGACCGTGCAACTTACTGACTCCGGGGGTGTGTTAGGTAGCGCCAGCCCTCCGGCGCGGTTCAGTACCGGGATCTTCGACGACGCAGGCAACGGTTGGGCTGCGGAATGGATCCACCGAAATCCAGGCGGACGTGCTCCGATGGAACTGGTGGACGGGTCGCTGCGCGTCAGCGGATCACCCCACTTGCCCTGGCCTGTTTCTGCAGGCGGCAGCACAGTCATCACTGCCCGCTTCCGTTTGCGGCTTGGTACGGCCGGGATCATCCTCCGCAGCAACGGGCCGGGCAACGGTGTGCTGCTGGAACTCAAACCACATCGCACGGCCGTCCTCCGCATGGCACCTGACTGGGAGATCGGGGCCATGACCGCGCCGGCAACGGAAGTGGTTGCTGAAACCCCGGCCTTTGAGGCGACCCCCGTGTCGCGCGCCGGTGCCATGGCCGGCGAGGACTGGCAGGACCTGGTGGTCACCGATGACAACCGGCGGATTACTATCACCATTGACGGCGCCACGGTCCTGGAGACGGACGTTGCGCCCAGCACCGGAACAAGCACCGGAACAGGCATCGCCTTCCACCAGGCACCGCGCAGCCAGTCCGAATACCTGTCCGTGAACGTCAGCAGTGACGGAAAGACCGTCCTCAGCAGCGATTTCGCCGCCCCCGGAGCCCTCAGCGATTGGAACACCGCCACTCCCCTCCGCCAGCCCGACGAATGGACCCTCGCCAAGGCAACCTTCGCCCTCGGGCGTCCCGTGGTCCGCGCCCGCCTCTACGCTGCAGCAAGCCACCACGCTGCGTTCACCCTCAACGGCACTCCCTGTCTGGAGACCACCAACTTCGGCTACCCGGGCGAACACTTCTACAACGCCGCCGACGTCACCGATGCACTGCGTTCCAGCAGCACCGCCGCCTTGACCGCCGTCGCGCATTGGTACGGACCTGGCCAGGGCCGCGCGGCGGGCAGGCCGGGGCTGCTGGCCCAGCTGACAGTGGAGTACGACGACGGCACCCGGGACGTGTTTGGATCCGGGCCACAGTGGATGGTGGCCGAGGGACCCTACCGCCAGGGCGGATACCGCAACGACGAAGGCGATCCGATCGAGCACCTCGATGCCACAGCATGGCCGGCACCGGAGAACTGGTACCCGGCGCTTTCACTCGGAGCCCACCCCGCGGCCGACTTCCCCGTGCTGGCCCCGAACTTCGCCGGCGTCGCACGGAACCAGGTCTCCGCCGTCGAACTCTTCACAGCCGGGGACGGCACTCCGGTGGCGGACTTTGGAAGGGTGGTTCCGGGTAGACCGGTGGTGGAGTTCCGCGAGGGCCATCATGGCCGGACCGTGATGCTCCGCGCGGGGTATACCCTGCAACCGGATGGCCGCGTGGATAGGGGGAAAACCGCCAGCCAGAACACGGATATGACCTTCCCTTACACGCAGAAGGATGGACCCCAGCGCTATGAGGGGGCTGTCCATCTCGGGTTCCGCTACCTTGAGTTTCCGGGCGTCCAGATGGAGGAGCTCGGTGCGGTGGGGGCACGGGTTATCCACGCCGGGCACCCTTCCGAAGGCAGCTTCCAAAGCTCCGACCACACCCTGAACCGGGTCTTCACCCTCCTGAGGGACTCAGCGCTGTTCGGTGCGCAGGAACAGTTCGTGGACACGCCCACCCGTGAGAAGGGCCAGTTCCTGGGCGATGCCGTGAACATCTCCTACGCCACCATGGCTTTGTTCGGCGAGCGACATTTCACGGCCAAGGCCCTGCGGGAGTTCGCGGGATCTGCCAAGCGCTACTGGGATTCACCCGACGAGCGGGGGCGCTACAACGCTGTCTATCCCAACGGCGATGGCAAGCGGGACATCCCCGATTTCTCGCTCATGATGCCCGAATGGGTGGAGGACTACCACCGGCTCAGCGGGGATAACGCGCTGCTCCACGAGCTGCTTCCCTGCCTCCTGGACACGGCCGGGTACGTGCTGCGGCACGTTCCCGGCAGTGGCCCCACCGCCGGGCTGGTTACCGATCTCGGGGGCGGCGCGGGTCCGTACCTGCACGGCATCGTGGACTGGCCGGCGCAGGGCCGCTTCGGGTACGACATGGACTGCGTGGCCCGCACCACCGTGAACGCCCAGGGCTGGTCAGTGCTCGACGCCGTCAGCCGGCTCTGTGCGGCAGCGGGCTTTGAGCGTGAGGCGGCCAGGCATAGGGACGCGGCGGATGAGTTGGCAGGGCATATCAACGCCCGGCTGCGCGTGGACGGGGTCATGGTGGACGGCCTGTACGCTGACGGCCGGCCAAGCCTGAACGCGTCACAGCATGCGACGTCGTTCCCGTTGTCCATGGGCATCACCCCTTCCGAGCATGCGGCCAAGGACGCCGGGCGCCTCGCTGGAATGGGCATGCGGCAGGGTCCCATGACCGTGCACCGACTGCTCCGTGCACTGCTTTCACAAAACCAGCTGGATGCTGTCCTGGATCTCCTGACCAATCCCACACAGCCCGGGTGGGCACGCTTGCTGGAGGCCGGAGGGTCCTTCACCTGGGAGGCCTGGGAGCTGGAGGAAGGCACTGACTACAGCCAGTCACACGCGTGGTCGGCCTCGGTGGTGCGGGAGATCCTTGAGTACCTCCTCGGTGTCCGGGTGACCGCACCGGGGGCGTCCGCCGTCGTGATTCAACCGCCCGTGTGCCGCCTGGAACAGGCCTCCGGTAGCGTGCCCACCCAACGCGGAGCGGTTGCCGTGTCCTGGAAGCGGACGGCCGACGGTATGGAGTTGGAGTGCACTGTCCCCGCGGGCATCAGTGCGCAGGTGGTGCTTCCGGACCGGACCGTCGCGGCAGGTCCGGGAACGTGGCGATTCACCCCGCGGGATGGCATTTAG
- a CDS encoding DUF6807 family protein codes for MDTPSIESITSPDPHRAAPAPKNAPARIALVGVHGFGTHHLNNLQRLASMGAVDLVAVADPNPPAAGALPETTAVHATLDDLLAGDHRPDVIIVATPIQTHAPLALSVLASNADLYLEKPPVASMADFLRLQDAAAAAGRRVQIGFQSLGSHALAPLAQLAAGEPSEQLPGIGTLKSISATGRWVRDRAYYKRSRWAGKRNLDGVDVVDGVATNPLAHAIATALRIAGARKAEDLAFVDTDLYRANDIEADDTSVIRMQTTSGLPITCALTLCASESVEPYVTLHGTEGTAVFHYTEDRVTVRTESSETSHVFGRDDLTENLLQHLAQGTALLSPLDHSGAFMRVLEAIRTAEAPALIPTEFVTWVGDGDQAHAVIPQIEDILERATLAHATFSELALPWARPDTTSTEALFADAAADAAIPVADDAATPAVSSPDDASPADTAAVLRRGTGLDSALSPRPYLHPVTTRGGIVVTDHMASDHVWHLGAGFALQDVNGSNFWGGRSYRRTAGKYVDLNDHGRIVVEGITHGSDQTTADLQWLGADGGLLLQERRTFRRTLLDHRTLLDHRTWRLDITTELTAVVDVSLGSPGSHGAAGSGYGGFFWRLPANADSRVFSSTAVGEHAVHGSVTPWLAWSGEFDGGPATLVFGAPSESPDPWFVRCSGYPAVGSALAWDTAVELAGNQSLSRSVTVWISDGTLDMAGIEDLVAAR; via the coding sequence ATGGACACCCCTTCCATCGAGTCCATCACCAGCCCTGACCCGCACCGGGCTGCCCCGGCGCCCAAGAACGCACCGGCGCGGATTGCCTTGGTGGGAGTCCACGGTTTCGGAACACACCACCTGAACAATCTCCAGCGGCTGGCCAGTATGGGAGCAGTTGACCTCGTTGCAGTGGCGGACCCCAATCCCCCGGCAGCCGGTGCCCTGCCTGAAACCACCGCTGTTCACGCCACGCTCGACGACCTGTTGGCCGGGGACCACCGCCCGGACGTCATCATCGTGGCTACGCCGATTCAAACCCATGCACCGCTGGCCCTGTCCGTCCTTGCCTCCAACGCGGACCTCTACCTCGAAAAGCCCCCGGTGGCCTCCATGGCCGATTTCCTCCGCCTCCAGGACGCGGCCGCCGCAGCTGGGCGCCGTGTCCAGATCGGATTCCAAAGCCTGGGCTCCCACGCGCTCGCCCCGCTGGCACAGTTGGCCGCCGGCGAACCATCGGAACAACTGCCCGGTATCGGCACGCTCAAAAGCATTTCCGCTACGGGCCGCTGGGTGCGGGACCGCGCCTACTACAAGCGCTCGCGATGGGCCGGCAAGCGGAACCTCGACGGCGTGGACGTTGTGGATGGCGTTGCAACCAACCCCCTGGCCCACGCGATCGCCACTGCCCTCCGCATCGCCGGAGCCCGCAAGGCCGAAGACCTTGCCTTTGTGGATACGGATCTCTACCGGGCCAACGACATCGAAGCGGACGACACCTCCGTGATCCGAATGCAGACCACCAGCGGATTGCCCATAACGTGCGCCCTCACACTGTGCGCCTCCGAATCCGTGGAACCGTACGTCACACTGCACGGCACCGAAGGCACTGCTGTATTCCACTACACCGAGGATCGTGTGACCGTCCGAACCGAGTCCAGCGAGACCAGCCATGTCTTTGGGCGGGACGATCTCACGGAGAATCTGCTCCAGCACCTCGCGCAGGGCACCGCGTTGCTCAGCCCCTTGGACCACAGCGGCGCCTTCATGAGGGTTCTCGAAGCCATCCGCACAGCTGAAGCTCCTGCCCTGATCCCCACGGAATTCGTCACGTGGGTAGGGGACGGAGACCAGGCCCACGCTGTGATCCCACAGATCGAGGACATCCTGGAACGGGCCACGTTGGCCCATGCCACGTTTTCCGAGCTCGCCCTCCCCTGGGCTCGACCTGACACAACCTCCACCGAGGCACTGTTCGCCGACGCCGCTGCCGACGCTGCCATTCCCGTCGCCGACGACGCTGCCACGCCCGCCGTCAGCTCCCCTGACGACGCTTCTCCCGCCGACACCGCCGCCGTCCTCCGCCGCGGCACCGGCCTTGATTCAGCGTTGTCGCCGCGCCCTTACCTGCATCCGGTGACCACCCGGGGTGGCATCGTGGTTACGGACCATATGGCATCCGACCATGTGTGGCACTTGGGCGCCGGTTTCGCGCTCCAGGATGTCAACGGCAGCAACTTCTGGGGCGGCCGCAGCTATCGAAGGACCGCAGGGAAGTACGTGGACCTGAACGATCACGGCAGGATCGTGGTCGAGGGCATTACCCACGGTTCGGACCAGACCACGGCCGACCTCCAGTGGCTGGGTGCCGATGGCGGACTGCTGCTCCAGGAGCGGCGCACTTTCCGTCGTACGCTCCTTGACCACCGCACGCTCCTCGACCACCGCACGTGGCGACTGGATATCACCACGGAACTCACCGCCGTCGTTGATGTTTCGCTGGGGAGTCCGGGGTCCCATGGCGCGGCCGGCAGCGGGTATGGCGGCTTTTTCTGGCGGTTGCCTGCCAACGCAGATTCCCGCGTCTTCTCCTCCACAGCCGTCGGCGAACATGCGGTGCACGGTTCAGTGACGCCGTGGCTGGCTTGGTCCGGAGAGTTCGACGGCGGCCCTGCAACGCTGGTGTTTGGGGCACCTTCGGAATCGCCCGATCCTTGGTTTGTCCGCTGCAGCGGTTACCCGGCGGTCGGCTCCGCGCTGGCTTGGGATACCGCCGTCGAGCTGGCAGGGAACCAGTCCCTCTCCCGTTCCGTGACCGTATGGATCAGTGATGGAACGTTGGATATGGCCGGGATCGAGGATTTGGTGGCCGCCCGATGA